The DNA segment tatatatatagttattttagtttttgttaacttgttgCAATTAAACACCGATGAGAGATGATGATCAAAGACTCGATCTTTGTGGGTATAGTACAGTAGTGGACGGATTATCATGCTCTAATTAATTCATTAGCCTCTTAAAGCCTATCCCATATGCATGTACTTGTGTTGTATACCTTTTCCCTAATTAGAACTCGATCGTGAAACATCTAATTTGTTATAAAGTTAGGGGTGCAGATAAGCAAATAGGGAAGCAGCAATTAATATTCTGATCTTTAGGGTGATCTTTTGAACAGTTATATCTAAGAGTGTTGGAGTATGGAAGGAAGAATGCAATGTAAAAAAGACAACATGATCACCCCTCAGATCAAATTGGTCAGTGTCCTCGCATTTTTAGTGATGATCTAAATATACCATGAACCATCCCCACAAACTGGTGCTTTGAAAAGTTAATGGGATTTTGCAATCATGGCGAGCAATAACATGATGTAGGAGGGGAATATGCAGGCCCGTCATTAGGTGATCAAAAGGTGGCTACCATTTTTTTCTTGTGGTGTAATCGATCATGACTCATTTTCCCATATATTTGATCATGAATAATACTTTTTTCTTACGATGCAATAGATTGTAAACTTCCAACCGCTGTGAcatctatattaattaaaatagattatGGAAAAATACAACCTCATACAGTGACAAAATTTCTGTCATTCTGATTCAACAGTTAAATTTTTACACAGGACAATGACAAGAAGAACATCCTGGCAGTGCAATCGCTCAGGAACACAATCATGGGATCAACCCTAATGGCCACAACGTCAATACTCCTCTGCTGTGGCCTGGCAGCCGTGATAAGCAGCACATACAGCGTGAAGAAACCGCTCAACGACACTGTTTATGGGGCCCATGGAGAATTCATGGTGGCTTTGAAATATGTGACACTCCTAACAGTTTTTCTCTTCTCATTTTTCTGCCACTCTCTCTCCATTAGGTTCATAAACCAAGTGAACATTCTCATCAACACTCCACAGGGCCCCACCTCCATAGTGACCCCAGAGTACGTGTCCGAACTCTTGGAGAAGGGCTTCCTGCTCAACAGCGTGGGAAACAGGCTCTTCTATATAGGACTCCCTCTCCTGCTTTGGGTATTTGGTCCTGTACTAGTCTTCTTGTGTTATCTAACCATGGTGCCAGTGCTTTACAACCTCGACTTTGTGTTTGAAAGTGGCAAACAAAAATATGAGAACGATGACTCTGTTTGATAAAATGAGAGAAGATATCATGGTTGTTATCAATTGACGTGTATGTCCATGATTTTCCCTGCCTGAGGACAACCTTTCCCTGCAGAGATATGCTTTTTTATCTTGCTTTTAGTTTTCCTCTCTCGttcttatatttaaatagtcgtaaaaactctttaataaaaaaattaagttgtttggatgttacatattataatatttttaatttcaaataagctaaaaaatatGACATTTGAGAATATGATATTTTCTCTCAAATTTTCTCAAACGTGTTTTTCCAAATAATGTGAAACGTCATtcgagttttaaaaaaaattgttaatggACGAAAATACCCATATAATTTTCAGATAattaaactttcaaattttcaaagatttgatcataatttttaaaaatatccttaataattcaaataatcataatttctacattaaaaaacttttttttatttgtttataaataaacataatatatttgaaagttctttaaacatataattatcaaatagtaaataactttttaatagtagaatttattatttaagttataagttatacttcctaaaattataagttatatttttcgAGTAATGCTACACACAATCATGAAGTGCACAAGCGTAGTACAGTcactttagaaaaaaatatggttcactattaaaaaattaattttttcatataagtctggcttgtatttattcattttttttaaataattacacggCACTTAAATACTTACGACTGCAactattatttatcatatttcctacaacaatcccaaacatgcactaatTAGTATTGTAGTTTAGTGCGTGATAGCTAATTTTTGCCACTAGATCATTATATAGATCATTAATTTAGTGCATGGCCCTTCAATTTCTGAAGAGATA comes from the Carya illinoinensis cultivar Pawnee chromosome 8, C.illinoinensisPawnee_v1, whole genome shotgun sequence genome and includes:
- the LOC122318089 gene encoding uncharacterized protein LOC122318089; this encodes MEWRNCYLDVVLIPLGFFLTLAYHAWLWHKVRKQPLTTIIGTNAAGRRFWVSAIMKDNDKKNILAVQSLRNTIMGSTLMATTSILLCCGLAAVISSTYSVKKPLNDTVYGAHGEFMVALKYVTLLTVFLFSFFCHSLSIRFINQVNILINTPQGPTSIVTPEYVSELLEKGFLLNSVGNRLFYIGLPLLLWVFGPVLVFLCYLTMVPVLYNLDFVFESGKQKYENDDSV